Proteins encoded in a region of the Sander lucioperca isolate FBNREF2018 chromosome 18, SLUC_FBN_1.2, whole genome shotgun sequence genome:
- the paplna gene encoding papilin isoform X1, with protein sequence MKMLLPLVILQLLLAPVLMVPSVDHWDTWGPYGECSRSCGSGVTMRTRRCITLRTDGGHNCVGPDKSYRTCNIQDCPEGSKDFREEQCAQFDGTDFQGKRYKWLPYYGAENPCELNCMPRGENFFYRHRSSVVDGTPCHPGRRDVCVEGVCKRLGCDNVLESAQQEDPCLQCGGNGQSCYQVKNSFSVRGLPTGYNQMFIIPVGATTISIRETVATRNYLAIKNLRGEYYLNGHWVIEFSRATPIAGTMLYYQRGAEGDNVPETIIGRGPTTEPLVVELISQEPNQGVEYEFYLPNGRSREGYYWSFGSWSTCSRECGSGYQSRLVFCTIDNEAYPDYLCASLPRPQTNRTCNPHVCPQIRSWKTGEWNTCSVTCGGGSQVRSVQCVSHDAAGPRVVEDAICAAYAEAPPSLQTCNMQQCAEYQVTRWSACSVTCGSGEQTREVTCVGSAGMRLEETSCSALLRPTAVRPCEMAACLRQISWHVGDWGLCSKSCGSGSRERQVICSDQERNLYPVSQCNAHPKPSTMERCNTQSCYSPQVVPSIQDARGHDTTQTVFQPYVPDHATARRPETDPTRTNTVQDPHGSAPALHCSQSYYGCCPDGRTSARGPQGLGCPHVPAPPPAQPLCTQTSYGCCQDRVTAAQGPNREGCAEYAAPAPAAPSLPTENAAQCRLTTYGCCYDRTTPAGGPNGEGCPNPPNHIEHSICSLPRSAGSCSTWTPRYHYDVITSKCLHFWYGSCHGNSNNFMTRADCQRACQAPSPSQQGPGPLAPAGEPTPRRESTPGSSTSGGGSTAGGSTGAGSRNMGRIFTVQGGTGTGRQATSAASHAHRARVHLRPRRPSPATAAQHMGPAASLTLGEVSIDKTDPSTVEALVGQTVVLPCRVSPPPSSTVSVQWRRDGVPLSTHRHLQQPNGSLLVGPLTKSDSGWFLCVATREQERDHRYIYLSVSEGSSQLVPTSLPRDGPLPRFSIERSSSSLLEMRAGQTARLSCSIVPSSALQFVNIQWTKDGHTLSDSRYSQHSDGTLTIGSVKSADSGVYTCTASSQQQLEQKQLQLRVQADLKITTAPNNIQVSEGSTAMLPCVVSGDNVNIGWSRNGVPVRPDGRTILMSSDGSLILNHVKPSDEGTYTCNAYTGIYSVSATAEVRVTKDTQQGDDVPPECVDQPELANCELIVYARLCSNSYYSSFCCASCTRHSQNKDRFGRLG encoded by the exons GACCGATGGAGGACACAACTGTGTTGGACCAGACAAGTCTTACCGCACCTGCAACATCCAG GACTGTCCCGAGGGATCCAAGGATTTCCGTGAAGAGCAGTGCGCCCAGTTTGATGGCACTGACTTCCAGGGGAAACGCTACAAGTGGCTCCCATATTATGGAG CTGAGAACCCCTGTGAGCTGAACTGCATGCCAAGAGGAGAGAACTTTTTCTATCGCCACCGCAGCTCTGTGGTCGACGGTACGCCCTGTCACCCTGGAAGGAGGGATGTTTGTGTGGAGGGAGTCTGCAAG CGTCTGGGCTGTGACAACGTATTGGAGTCTGCGCAGCAGGAAGACCCCTGCCTGCAGTGTGGGGGGAACGGACAGTCCTGCTACCAAGTCAAGAACAGCTTCTCTGTACGCGGCCTTCCAACTG GCTACAACCAGATGTTCATCATCCCTGTTGGAGCCACCACCATTAGCATCAGAGAAACAGTGGCCACACGCAACTACCttg CTATCAAGAACCTGCGTGGTGAGTACTACCTCAATGGCCACTGGGTAATTGAGTTTTCCAGGGCGACACCCATTGCTGGAACTATGCTGTACTACCAGCGAGGAGCTGAGGGAGACAACGTCCCAGAAACCATCATCGGCCGCGGCCCCACCACCGAGCCCCTTGTTGTTGAG CTGATCAGCCAGGAGCCCAACCAAGGAGTGGAGTATGAATTTTATCTTCCCAATGGACGCTCCAGAGAGGGCTACTACTGGAGCTTTGGATCCTGGTCTACCTGCAGCAGAGAGTGCGGATCAG GCTACCAGTCTCGTTTGGTCTTCTGCACCATTGATAACGAGGCCTACCCCGACTATCTCTGTGCATCTCTGCCCAGGCCACAGACCAACCGGACATGCAACCCCCATGTTTGCCCACAGATCCGCAG CTGGAAAACCGGCGAGTGGAACACCTGCTCAGTTACCTGTGGTGGAGGCTCTCAGGTGCGCAGCGTGCAGTGTGTCTCCCATGATGCCGCTGGGCCCCGCGTGGTGGAGGATGCCATTTGTGCCGCCTACGCTGAGGCACCGCCCTCTCTGCAGACCTGCAACATGCAACAGTGTGCAGAGTATCAAGTGACTAGATGGAGCGCG TGCTCAGTGACCTGTGGTTCAGGCGAACAGACCAGGGAAGTCACCTGTGTTGGTTCAGCAGGAATGAGGCTGGAGGAAACATCCTGCAGCGCCCTGCTCCGCCCGACTGCCGTCCGACCCTGTGAGATGGCCGCCTGCCTGAGACAGATCAGCTGGCACGTCGGAGACTGGGGGCTG TGCTCTAAGAGCTGTGGCTCCGGCTCCCGAGAGCGGCAGGTGATCTGCTCAGACCAAGAGAGGAACCTGTACCCTGTGAGCCAATGTAACGCCCACCCCAAACCCTCCACCATGGAGCGCTGCAACACCCAGTCCTGCTACAGCCCACAGG TGGTTCCCAGCATCCAGGACGCACGAGGACATGACACCACGCAGACTGTTTTCCAGCCCTATGTGCCAGACCACGCAACAG CCCGCCGGCCAGAGACAGATCCAACACGTACAAACACAGTCCAAGACCCTCACGGCTCTGCCCCAGCCCTCCACTGCAGCCAGTCCTATTATGGCTGCTGCCCAGATGGACGTACCTCAGCCAGGGGACCCCAGGGTCTGGGCTGCCCACATGTCCCAGCTCCCCCTCCTGCCCAGCCACTCTGCACCCAGACCAG TTATGGCTGCTGCCAAGACCGGGTGACGGCTGCTCAGGGCCCCAACAGGGAGGGCTGCGCCGAGTATGCTGCCCCTGCACCCGCT GCTCCTTCTCTCCCCACTGAGAATGCAGCACAGTGCCGTCTCACCACCTATGGGTGCTGTTATGACCGCACCACACCTGCAGGAGGACCCAACGGGGAGGGCTGCCCCAACCCACCCAACCACA TTGAGCACTCCATCTGCTCCTTGCCTCGTTCTGCCGGCTCCTGCAGCACCTGGACACCACGCTACCACTACGACGTCATCACCTCCAAGTGTCTGCACTTCTGGTACGGAAGTTGCCACGGCAACAGCAACAACTTCATGACCCGGGCTGATTGCCAGAGGGCGTGCCAGGCGCCTTCACCGAGCCAGCAGGGCCCGGGGCCGCTCGCTCCCGCCGGAGAGCCCACTCCTAGAAGAGAATCCACCCCTGGAAGCTCCACATCTGGAGGAGGATCCACCGCTGGAGGGTCAACAGGTGCGGGGTCCCGCAACATGGGGAGGATTTTCACAGTGCAGGGAGGCACCGGCACCGGCAGACAGGCCACCAGTGCCGCCTCACATGCCCACAGAGCTAGAGTCCATCTGCGCCCCCGCAGACCTTCCCCTGCTACTGCTGCACAGCACATGGGCCCAGCAGCGAG TTTGACCCTGGGAGAAGTGAGCATTGATAAGACGGACCCCTCCACAGTGGAAGCTTTAGTGGGCCAGACAGTTGTGCTGCCCTGCCGAGTTAGCCCACCGCCGTCCTCCACTGTCAGTGTCCAGTGGAGAAGAGACGGCGTCCCTCTGTCTACTCACAG GCATCTCCAGCAGCCCAATGGTTCCCTGTTAGTTGGTCCTCTGACTAAGTCGGACTCTGGTTGGTTCTTGTGCGTGGCTACTCGTGAACAGGAGAGAGACCACCGCTAcatttacctgtctgtctcag AGGGATCCTCTCAGCTGGTTCCAACCTCACTGCCCAGAGATGGTCCTCTCCCTCG GTTCAGTATTGAGCGGTCAAGCTCATCTTTACTGGAAATGCGAGCGGGACAAACTGCCAGACTGTCCTGCTCCATCGTCCCTTCCTCAGCACTTCAGTTTGTCAACATTCAGTGGACTAAAGATGGACACACCCTCAGTGACTCCAG GTATAGCCAACATTCAGACGGCACTCTGACCATCGGCTCTGTGAAGTCTGCAGACTCTGGCGTGTACACATGTACCGCCTCCTCTCAGCAGCAGCTGGAGCAGAAACAGCTGCAGCTCAGAGTCCAAG CCGATCTGAAGATCACCACAGCTCCCAATAACATCCAGGTGTCTGAAGGCAGCACAGCTATGCTCCCCTGTGTGGTATCAGGAGACAACGTCAACATCGGCTGGTCCAG GAATGGCGTTCCAGTGCGTCCAGACGGCCGTACCATCCTGATGTCCTCTGACGGCAGCCTGATCCTGAATCACGTGAAGCCTTCAGATGAGGGCACTTACACCTGCAACGCTTACACTGGCATCTACTCTGTGAGTGCCACGGCCGAAGTTCGAGTCACTAAAGACACACAACAAG
- the paplna gene encoding papilin isoform X3 has protein sequence MKMLLPLVILQLLLAPVLMVPSVDHWDTWGPYGECSRSCGSGVTMRTRRCITLRTDGGHNCVGPDKSYRTCNIQDCPEGSKDFREEQCAQFDGTDFQGKRYKWLPYYGAENPCELNCMPRGENFFYRHRSSVVDGTPCHPGRRDVCVEGVCKRLGCDNVLESAQQEDPCLQCGGNGQSCYQVKNSFSVRGLPTGYNQMFIIPVGATTISIRETVATRNYLAIKNLRGEYYLNGHWVIEFSRATPIAGTMLYYQRGAEGDNVPETIIGRGPTTEPLVVELISQEPNQGVEYEFYLPNGRSREGYYWSFGSWSTCSRECGSGYQSRLVFCTIDNEAYPDYLCASLPRPQTNRTCNPHVCPQIRRMAYLYPPQLWRSSERSRAYLFSWKTGEWNTCSVTCGGGSQVRSVQCVSHDAAGPRVVEDAICAAYAEAPPSLQTCNMQQCAEYQVTRWSACSVTCGSGEQTREVTCVGSAGMRLEETSCSALLRPTAVRPCEMAACLRQISWHVGDWGLCSKSCGSGSRERQVICSDQERNLYPVSQCNAHPKPSTMERCNTQSCYSPQVVPSIQDARGHDTTQTVFQPYVPDHATARRPETDPTRTNTVQDPHGSAPALHCSQSYYGCCPDGRTSARGPQGLGCPHVPAPPPAQPLCTQTSYGCCQDRVTAAQGPNREGCAEYAAPAPANAAQCRLTTYGCCYDRTTPAGGPNGEGCPNPPNHIEHSICSLPRSAGSCSTWTPRYHYDVITSKCLHFWYGSCHGNSNNFMTRADCQRACQAPSPSQQGPGPLAPAGEPTPRRESTPGSSTSGGGSTAGGSTGAGSRNMGRIFTVQGGTGTGRQATSAASHAHRARVHLRPRRPSPATAAQHMGPAASLTLGEVSIDKTDPSTVEALVGQTVVLPCRVSPPPSSTVSVQWRRDGVPLSTHRHLQQPNGSLLVGPLTKSDSGWFLCVATREQERDHRYIYLSVSEGSSQLVPTSLPRDGPLPRFSIERSSSSLLEMRAGQTARLSCSIVPSSALQFVNIQWTKDGHTLSDSRYSQHSDGTLTIGSVKSADSGVYTCTASSQQQLEQKQLQLRVQADLKITTAPNNIQVSEGSTAMLPCVVSGDNVNIGWSRNGVPVRPDGRTILMSSDGSLILNHVKPSDEGTYTCNAYTGIYSVSATAEVRVTKDTQQGDDVPPECVDQPELANCELIVYARLCSNSYYSSFCCASCTRHSQNKDRFGRLG, from the exons GACCGATGGAGGACACAACTGTGTTGGACCAGACAAGTCTTACCGCACCTGCAACATCCAG GACTGTCCCGAGGGATCCAAGGATTTCCGTGAAGAGCAGTGCGCCCAGTTTGATGGCACTGACTTCCAGGGGAAACGCTACAAGTGGCTCCCATATTATGGAG CTGAGAACCCCTGTGAGCTGAACTGCATGCCAAGAGGAGAGAACTTTTTCTATCGCCACCGCAGCTCTGTGGTCGACGGTACGCCCTGTCACCCTGGAAGGAGGGATGTTTGTGTGGAGGGAGTCTGCAAG CGTCTGGGCTGTGACAACGTATTGGAGTCTGCGCAGCAGGAAGACCCCTGCCTGCAGTGTGGGGGGAACGGACAGTCCTGCTACCAAGTCAAGAACAGCTTCTCTGTACGCGGCCTTCCAACTG GCTACAACCAGATGTTCATCATCCCTGTTGGAGCCACCACCATTAGCATCAGAGAAACAGTGGCCACACGCAACTACCttg CTATCAAGAACCTGCGTGGTGAGTACTACCTCAATGGCCACTGGGTAATTGAGTTTTCCAGGGCGACACCCATTGCTGGAACTATGCTGTACTACCAGCGAGGAGCTGAGGGAGACAACGTCCCAGAAACCATCATCGGCCGCGGCCCCACCACCGAGCCCCTTGTTGTTGAG CTGATCAGCCAGGAGCCCAACCAAGGAGTGGAGTATGAATTTTATCTTCCCAATGGACGCTCCAGAGAGGGCTACTACTGGAGCTTTGGATCCTGGTCTACCTGCAGCAGAGAGTGCGGATCAG GCTACCAGTCTCGTTTGGTCTTCTGCACCATTGATAACGAGGCCTACCCCGACTATCTCTGTGCATCTCTGCCCAGGCCACAGACCAACCGGACATGCAACCCCCATGTTTGCCCACAGATCCGCAG GATGGCGTACCTGTATCCACCACAGTTGTGGAGATCCTCTGAAAGATCCAGGGCCTATTTGTTCAG CTGGAAAACCGGCGAGTGGAACACCTGCTCAGTTACCTGTGGTGGAGGCTCTCAGGTGCGCAGCGTGCAGTGTGTCTCCCATGATGCCGCTGGGCCCCGCGTGGTGGAGGATGCCATTTGTGCCGCCTACGCTGAGGCACCGCCCTCTCTGCAGACCTGCAACATGCAACAGTGTGCAGAGTATCAAGTGACTAGATGGAGCGCG TGCTCAGTGACCTGTGGTTCAGGCGAACAGACCAGGGAAGTCACCTGTGTTGGTTCAGCAGGAATGAGGCTGGAGGAAACATCCTGCAGCGCCCTGCTCCGCCCGACTGCCGTCCGACCCTGTGAGATGGCCGCCTGCCTGAGACAGATCAGCTGGCACGTCGGAGACTGGGGGCTG TGCTCTAAGAGCTGTGGCTCCGGCTCCCGAGAGCGGCAGGTGATCTGCTCAGACCAAGAGAGGAACCTGTACCCTGTGAGCCAATGTAACGCCCACCCCAAACCCTCCACCATGGAGCGCTGCAACACCCAGTCCTGCTACAGCCCACAGG TGGTTCCCAGCATCCAGGACGCACGAGGACATGACACCACGCAGACTGTTTTCCAGCCCTATGTGCCAGACCACGCAACAG CCCGCCGGCCAGAGACAGATCCAACACGTACAAACACAGTCCAAGACCCTCACGGCTCTGCCCCAGCCCTCCACTGCAGCCAGTCCTATTATGGCTGCTGCCCAGATGGACGTACCTCAGCCAGGGGACCCCAGGGTCTGGGCTGCCCACATGTCCCAGCTCCCCCTCCTGCCCAGCCACTCTGCACCCAGACCAG TTATGGCTGCTGCCAAGACCGGGTGACGGCTGCTCAGGGCCCCAACAGGGAGGGCTGCGCCGAGTATGCTGCCCCTGCACCCGCT AATGCAGCACAGTGCCGTCTCACCACCTATGGGTGCTGTTATGACCGCACCACACCTGCAGGAGGACCCAACGGGGAGGGCTGCCCCAACCCACCCAACCACA TTGAGCACTCCATCTGCTCCTTGCCTCGTTCTGCCGGCTCCTGCAGCACCTGGACACCACGCTACCACTACGACGTCATCACCTCCAAGTGTCTGCACTTCTGGTACGGAAGTTGCCACGGCAACAGCAACAACTTCATGACCCGGGCTGATTGCCAGAGGGCGTGCCAGGCGCCTTCACCGAGCCAGCAGGGCCCGGGGCCGCTCGCTCCCGCCGGAGAGCCCACTCCTAGAAGAGAATCCACCCCTGGAAGCTCCACATCTGGAGGAGGATCCACCGCTGGAGGGTCAACAGGTGCGGGGTCCCGCAACATGGGGAGGATTTTCACAGTGCAGGGAGGCACCGGCACCGGCAGACAGGCCACCAGTGCCGCCTCACATGCCCACAGAGCTAGAGTCCATCTGCGCCCCCGCAGACCTTCCCCTGCTACTGCTGCACAGCACATGGGCCCAGCAGCGAG TTTGACCCTGGGAGAAGTGAGCATTGATAAGACGGACCCCTCCACAGTGGAAGCTTTAGTGGGCCAGACAGTTGTGCTGCCCTGCCGAGTTAGCCCACCGCCGTCCTCCACTGTCAGTGTCCAGTGGAGAAGAGACGGCGTCCCTCTGTCTACTCACAG GCATCTCCAGCAGCCCAATGGTTCCCTGTTAGTTGGTCCTCTGACTAAGTCGGACTCTGGTTGGTTCTTGTGCGTGGCTACTCGTGAACAGGAGAGAGACCACCGCTAcatttacctgtctgtctcag AGGGATCCTCTCAGCTGGTTCCAACCTCACTGCCCAGAGATGGTCCTCTCCCTCG GTTCAGTATTGAGCGGTCAAGCTCATCTTTACTGGAAATGCGAGCGGGACAAACTGCCAGACTGTCCTGCTCCATCGTCCCTTCCTCAGCACTTCAGTTTGTCAACATTCAGTGGACTAAAGATGGACACACCCTCAGTGACTCCAG GTATAGCCAACATTCAGACGGCACTCTGACCATCGGCTCTGTGAAGTCTGCAGACTCTGGCGTGTACACATGTACCGCCTCCTCTCAGCAGCAGCTGGAGCAGAAACAGCTGCAGCTCAGAGTCCAAG CCGATCTGAAGATCACCACAGCTCCCAATAACATCCAGGTGTCTGAAGGCAGCACAGCTATGCTCCCCTGTGTGGTATCAGGAGACAACGTCAACATCGGCTGGTCCAG GAATGGCGTTCCAGTGCGTCCAGACGGCCGTACCATCCTGATGTCCTCTGACGGCAGCCTGATCCTGAATCACGTGAAGCCTTCAGATGAGGGCACTTACACCTGCAACGCTTACACTGGCATCTACTCTGTGAGTGCCACGGCCGAAGTTCGAGTCACTAAAGACACACAACAAG
- the paplna gene encoding papilin isoform X2 has protein sequence MKMLLPLVILQLLLAPVLMVPSVDHWDTWGPYGECSRSCGSGVTMRTRRCITLRTDGGHNCVGPDKSYRTCNIQDCPEGSKDFREEQCAQFDGTDFQGKRYKWLPYYGAENPCELNCMPRGENFFYRHRSSVVDGTPCHPGRRDVCVEGVCKRLGCDNVLESAQQEDPCLQCGGNGQSCYQVKNSFSVRGLPTGYNQMFIIPVGATTISIRETVATRNYLAIKNLRGEYYLNGHWVIEFSRATPIAGTMLYYQRGAEGDNVPETIIGRGPTTEPLVVELISQEPNQGVEYEFYLPNGRSREGYYWSFGSWSTCSRECGSGYQSRLVFCTIDNEAYPDYLCASLPRPQTNRTCNPHVCPQIRRMAYLYPPQLWRSSERSRAYLFSWKTGEWNTCSVTCGGGSQVRSVQCVSHDAAGPRVVEDAICAAYAEAPPSLQTCNMQQCAEYQVTRWSACSVTCGSGEQTREVTCVGSAGMRLEETSCSALLRPTAVRPCEMAACLRQISWHVGDWGLCSKSCGSGSRERQVICSDQERNLYPVSQCNAHPKPSTMERCNTQSCYSPQVVPSIQDARGHDTTQTVFQPYVPDHATARRPETDPTRTNTVQDPHGSAPALHCSQSYYGCCPDGRTSARGPQGLGCPHVPAPPPAQPLCTQTSYGCCQDRVTAAQGPNREGCAEYAAPAPAAPSLPTENAAQCRLTTYGCCYDRTTPAGGPNGEGCPNPPNHIEHSICSLPRSAGSCSTWTPRYHYDVITSKCLHFWYGSCHGNSNNFMTRADCQRACQAPSPSQQGPGPLAPAGEPTPRRESTPGSSTSGGGSTAGGSTGAGSRNMGRIFTVQGGTGTGRQATSAASHAHRARVHLRPRRPSPATAAQHMGPAASLTLGEVSIDKTDPSTVEALVGQTVVLPCRVSPPPSSTVSVQWRRDGVPLSTHRHLQQPNGSLLVGPLTKSDSGWFLCVATREQERDHRYIYLSVSEGSSQLVPTSLPRDGPLPRFSIERSSSSLLEMRAGQTARLSCSIVPSSALQFVNIQWTKDGHTLSDSRYSQHSDGTLTIGSVKSADSGVYTCTASSQQQLEQKQLQLRVQADLKITTAPNNIQVSEGSTAMLPCVVSGDNVNIGWSRNGVPVRPDGRTILMSSDGSLILNHVKPSDEGTYTCNAYTGIYSVSATAEVRVTKDTQQGDDVPPECVDQPELANCELIVYARLCSNSYYSSFCCASCTRHSQNKDRFGRLG, from the exons GACCGATGGAGGACACAACTGTGTTGGACCAGACAAGTCTTACCGCACCTGCAACATCCAG GACTGTCCCGAGGGATCCAAGGATTTCCGTGAAGAGCAGTGCGCCCAGTTTGATGGCACTGACTTCCAGGGGAAACGCTACAAGTGGCTCCCATATTATGGAG CTGAGAACCCCTGTGAGCTGAACTGCATGCCAAGAGGAGAGAACTTTTTCTATCGCCACCGCAGCTCTGTGGTCGACGGTACGCCCTGTCACCCTGGAAGGAGGGATGTTTGTGTGGAGGGAGTCTGCAAG CGTCTGGGCTGTGACAACGTATTGGAGTCTGCGCAGCAGGAAGACCCCTGCCTGCAGTGTGGGGGGAACGGACAGTCCTGCTACCAAGTCAAGAACAGCTTCTCTGTACGCGGCCTTCCAACTG GCTACAACCAGATGTTCATCATCCCTGTTGGAGCCACCACCATTAGCATCAGAGAAACAGTGGCCACACGCAACTACCttg CTATCAAGAACCTGCGTGGTGAGTACTACCTCAATGGCCACTGGGTAATTGAGTTTTCCAGGGCGACACCCATTGCTGGAACTATGCTGTACTACCAGCGAGGAGCTGAGGGAGACAACGTCCCAGAAACCATCATCGGCCGCGGCCCCACCACCGAGCCCCTTGTTGTTGAG CTGATCAGCCAGGAGCCCAACCAAGGAGTGGAGTATGAATTTTATCTTCCCAATGGACGCTCCAGAGAGGGCTACTACTGGAGCTTTGGATCCTGGTCTACCTGCAGCAGAGAGTGCGGATCAG GCTACCAGTCTCGTTTGGTCTTCTGCACCATTGATAACGAGGCCTACCCCGACTATCTCTGTGCATCTCTGCCCAGGCCACAGACCAACCGGACATGCAACCCCCATGTTTGCCCACAGATCCGCAG GATGGCGTACCTGTATCCACCACAGTTGTGGAGATCCTCTGAAAGATCCAGGGCCTATTTGTTCAG CTGGAAAACCGGCGAGTGGAACACCTGCTCAGTTACCTGTGGTGGAGGCTCTCAGGTGCGCAGCGTGCAGTGTGTCTCCCATGATGCCGCTGGGCCCCGCGTGGTGGAGGATGCCATTTGTGCCGCCTACGCTGAGGCACCGCCCTCTCTGCAGACCTGCAACATGCAACAGTGTGCAGAGTATCAAGTGACTAGATGGAGCGCG TGCTCAGTGACCTGTGGTTCAGGCGAACAGACCAGGGAAGTCACCTGTGTTGGTTCAGCAGGAATGAGGCTGGAGGAAACATCCTGCAGCGCCCTGCTCCGCCCGACTGCCGTCCGACCCTGTGAGATGGCCGCCTGCCTGAGACAGATCAGCTGGCACGTCGGAGACTGGGGGCTG TGCTCTAAGAGCTGTGGCTCCGGCTCCCGAGAGCGGCAGGTGATCTGCTCAGACCAAGAGAGGAACCTGTACCCTGTGAGCCAATGTAACGCCCACCCCAAACCCTCCACCATGGAGCGCTGCAACACCCAGTCCTGCTACAGCCCACAGG TGGTTCCCAGCATCCAGGACGCACGAGGACATGACACCACGCAGACTGTTTTCCAGCCCTATGTGCCAGACCACGCAACAG CCCGCCGGCCAGAGACAGATCCAACACGTACAAACACAGTCCAAGACCCTCACGGCTCTGCCCCAGCCCTCCACTGCAGCCAGTCCTATTATGGCTGCTGCCCAGATGGACGTACCTCAGCCAGGGGACCCCAGGGTCTGGGCTGCCCACATGTCCCAGCTCCCCCTCCTGCCCAGCCACTCTGCACCCAGACCAG TTATGGCTGCTGCCAAGACCGGGTGACGGCTGCTCAGGGCCCCAACAGGGAGGGCTGCGCCGAGTATGCTGCCCCTGCACCCGCT GCTCCTTCTCTCCCCACTGAGAATGCAGCACAGTGCCGTCTCACCACCTATGGGTGCTGTTATGACCGCACCACACCTGCAGGAGGACCCAACGGGGAGGGCTGCCCCAACCCACCCAACCACA TTGAGCACTCCATCTGCTCCTTGCCTCGTTCTGCCGGCTCCTGCAGCACCTGGACACCACGCTACCACTACGACGTCATCACCTCCAAGTGTCTGCACTTCTGGTACGGAAGTTGCCACGGCAACAGCAACAACTTCATGACCCGGGCTGATTGCCAGAGGGCGTGCCAGGCGCCTTCACCGAGCCAGCAGGGCCCGGGGCCGCTCGCTCCCGCCGGAGAGCCCACTCCTAGAAGAGAATCCACCCCTGGAAGCTCCACATCTGGAGGAGGATCCACCGCTGGAGGGTCAACAGGTGCGGGGTCCCGCAACATGGGGAGGATTTTCACAGTGCAGGGAGGCACCGGCACCGGCAGACAGGCCACCAGTGCCGCCTCACATGCCCACAGAGCTAGAGTCCATCTGCGCCCCCGCAGACCTTCCCCTGCTACTGCTGCACAGCACATGGGCCCAGCAGCGAG TTTGACCCTGGGAGAAGTGAGCATTGATAAGACGGACCCCTCCACAGTGGAAGCTTTAGTGGGCCAGACAGTTGTGCTGCCCTGCCGAGTTAGCCCACCGCCGTCCTCCACTGTCAGTGTCCAGTGGAGAAGAGACGGCGTCCCTCTGTCTACTCACAG GCATCTCCAGCAGCCCAATGGTTCCCTGTTAGTTGGTCCTCTGACTAAGTCGGACTCTGGTTGGTTCTTGTGCGTGGCTACTCGTGAACAGGAGAGAGACCACCGCTAcatttacctgtctgtctcag AGGGATCCTCTCAGCTGGTTCCAACCTCACTGCCCAGAGATGGTCCTCTCCCTCG GTTCAGTATTGAGCGGTCAAGCTCATCTTTACTGGAAATGCGAGCGGGACAAACTGCCAGACTGTCCTGCTCCATCGTCCCTTCCTCAGCACTTCAGTTTGTCAACATTCAGTGGACTAAAGATGGACACACCCTCAGTGACTCCAG GTATAGCCAACATTCAGACGGCACTCTGACCATCGGCTCTGTGAAGTCTGCAGACTCTGGCGTGTACACATGTACCGCCTCCTCTCAGCAGCAGCTGGAGCAGAAACAGCTGCAGCTCAGAGTCCAAG CCGATCTGAAGATCACCACAGCTCCCAATAACATCCAGGTGTCTGAAGGCAGCACAGCTATGCTCCCCTGTGTGGTATCAGGAGACAACGTCAACATCGGCTGGTCCAG GAATGGCGTTCCAGTGCGTCCAGACGGCCGTACCATCCTGATGTCCTCTGACGGCAGCCTGATCCTGAATCACGTGAAGCCTTCAGATGAGGGCACTTACACCTGCAACGCTTACACTGGCATCTACTCTGTGAGTGCCACGGCCGAAGTTCGAGTCACTAAAGACACACAACAAG